In Syntrophales bacterium, the following are encoded in one genomic region:
- a CDS encoding HNH endonuclease — protein MADTEALLFSETDGACAYCGIKDYRILTIHHIIQREPKDESYDNKIVLCHNCHHLYHQEKGPSQDDLFVIKKRLICKTLTQQGVNALKEAYRNGLVVASPYLVNHLVESQLLEFKKYLSSYGNDRQIIDAVYELTDKGKKFTEKWSLK, from the coding sequence ATGGCAGACACAGAAGCATTGTTATTTTCGGAGACTGACGGCGCATGTGCGTATTGTGGTATCAAAGACTACCGTATTTTAACAATACACCACATTATTCAACGAGAACCCAAGGATGAGTCATACGACAATAAAATAGTGCTTTGCCACAACTGCCATCACCTTTATCATCAAGAGAAAGGACCTTCTCAAGATGATCTGTTTGTTATTAAGAAACGTCTTATCTGTAAGACATTGACTCAACAAGGGGTCAACGCCTTAAAGGAAGCTTACAGGAATGGGTTGGTTGTTGCTTCGCCCTATTTGGTTAATCATCTCGTAGAATCACAACTTCTCGAATTTAAAAAATACCTTTCTTCCTATGGAAATGATCGCCAGATAATTGATGCAGTCTACGAGCTGACTGATAAAGGTAAGAAATTCACAGAAAAGTGGAGTTTGAAATAA
- a CDS encoding DUF4263 domain-containing protein, with the protein MADQDTMQVKSTSKRSAECSDIILRETNTTRLVFRPMLVENPRNDQASVNGTFIFQCKGRNDEWENLPSIPLSQLKKGEGFKLKVKSEELLYLHEEISSLYELYAESGIPQGESQYIKANKQITELVGMPQYQLAQFLSANRKFGATLLSRLVQWAVSADDPTALVERLVDLGQDSLKKLNIAVGIQSLRTAIDIWKKNSLSTDEEFWQSTLTENSFVLEQIFSWPVTIVKGKAYVGGKTVENVGGSIVDFLIRNQLTQNAALIEIKTPGTPLLGREYRNSIYNLSEDLSGAVMQILNYKHTLSEQYTSLTRGQGNLFESFNPQCVIIIGNAQAQLEERDQRKSFELFRGQLPGVHIITYDEMFAKAENLIGVLESPCASSVSDEIDDVPF; encoded by the coding sequence ATGGCGGATCAAGATACGATGCAGGTTAAGTCAACGTCAAAGCGGTCTGCGGAGTGCTCGGATATCATTCTTCGAGAAACGAATACTACGCGACTTGTTTTTCGTCCCATGCTTGTTGAAAACCCGCGAAATGATCAGGCTTCAGTTAATGGAACTTTTATCTTTCAGTGTAAGGGACGAAATGATGAATGGGAAAACCTTCCCTCAATTCCACTTTCTCAATTGAAAAAGGGCGAAGGTTTCAAGCTTAAAGTCAAATCAGAAGAGCTCCTCTATCTTCATGAAGAGATTTCAAGTCTGTACGAGCTTTACGCTGAATCTGGAATTCCACAGGGCGAGTCCCAGTATATCAAGGCCAATAAGCAAATTACGGAATTAGTGGGAATGCCTCAGTACCAGCTGGCACAGTTCCTCAGTGCTAACAGGAAATTTGGTGCTACCCTTCTCTCGCGACTTGTGCAATGGGCGGTTTCTGCGGATGATCCAACGGCACTGGTAGAACGGCTTGTCGATCTCGGCCAGGATTCTTTGAAGAAATTGAATATTGCAGTTGGCATTCAGAGTCTGCGAACAGCGATAGATATATGGAAGAAGAATTCATTGTCGACAGATGAGGAGTTTTGGCAATCTACTCTGACCGAAAATTCATTTGTGCTCGAACAAATATTTTCCTGGCCGGTCACAATCGTGAAGGGAAAGGCTTACGTTGGCGGAAAGACGGTCGAGAATGTCGGTGGAAGTATCGTAGACTTCCTCATTAGGAATCAATTAACGCAGAATGCAGCTCTTATCGAAATAAAGACTCCAGGGACACCTCTTCTTGGAAGAGAGTATCGAAATAGTATCTACAATTTATCCGAGGATCTTTCTGGAGCAGTAATGCAGATACTCAATTACAAGCACACATTATCTGAGCAATACACTTCACTTACACGTGGACAAGGTAACCTGTTTGAATCCTTTAATCCGCAATGCGTCATAATTATTGGAAATGCACAGGCACAACTTGAGGAACGAGATCAAAGAAAATCATTCGAGCTTTTCAGGGGGCAGCTACCCGGTGTGCACATCATTACTTATGACGAGATGTTTGCAAAAGCAGAGAATCTCATCGGCGTTTTGGAGTCACCGTGCGCGTCGAGTGTAAGCGATGAAATCGATGATGTTCCTTTTTAG
- a CDS encoding DUF3883 domain-containing protein, with protein sequence MKTSTQGVNIANKASEIEQSTFSDKIIQKTIAEIRSFLDELANGTSRYKSIHNLTEQIEHQYHGRFLIELMQNAHDALFEEAVDGDKGRLEIIINTEEKPYGALYVANDGTPFTDSNFESLSNFGQSDKDPEKHIGNKGIGFRSVLEITHTPEIYSRSDMTSKPFDGYCFCFQPDVTEQFEGPIKELLNGIDQPLVFLDAAIPLIEWGEKKLRLFRSKFSSENFDFILSELGYLSPYMMPIPINASQKTDQIKKFEDSGLSTVIRLPFVSEDARDLAISIVDSLNENTILFLGRVKAFWIDSGRSQRLVGRKKVFLNDPENGQEINIEITKTDNGDMPSKRYWLWERTIGGEDNPIETEEIEAAVCNLPGKWPGMKKATVALAVKIDDCPEKGNINIFLPTELASGCGAHINGPFYGDISRTYIEFDHPFNELLLRKIAEKALNGVFSRLAGKGLDEGRAIIDILSPFPDIGEHGSRWWSFVRNECKEMNLEIKEENICLTDHGWMKITESNLLPELDEPKIITEKVLRTEATFPVFHKNTVSREPLIRELYNALNISILPKDEWIADTIEKIAEKFHRKGKRADWTGFWKDVSKLLPENSEKLKGKKVLLGTDDDLHASDDKTAVFFRPRITGTDDEVLSTDAIDSIPMRLRPYIAFLDERIETHVPGRQGGIQTTPIHRYLSSDLVQTFGVEQILRNVLIPALPELPVVLESKKGRLCRDIIQWGLRLVANLVARDKGEGTLIYLGRLPVPCRGGWFPLRETSFGPGWMNTVGEELARYLEEAGTKECNEALKKLMLPPDHKLWKGLASQNQEILARAGAFDGLRLKEIVPDDWKSKFYVCGGIEVNLPANPPPCFDEETWGLYVDDASNNLRPYFDGPFDYEVKEFFVFPGLEKFHGLNNFIRVALMTILLRSLPNWNEDWDNPLSIEKIGGQSHSFEPESPLHFWLKRTPWLITESNGIYESFCPEERWHVPSIVLAGRAHQFSHLNPLPREIAGILDNSSQLADALENLGMPKFDLESHKNIGRLLRDLFRAWENPRTEISNRDIFLGQVRDAWRAFDPEEDDDFPEKLLLESRIVVMPSKDNPVFLPDATESSHAGLKLHSKPVVAEIQPKDAKRLSKWFKETYGKGIHLASELTDGPLVNGQPWEGGEGELLCDSEIKWLIPVILSVFAFAGGQAHGTQTKTFLRATQMLRESKVCWVPNLEVGLWHDGNIIAMTSLPAMWMSDDKTLLSTENVKNSPSSLNKAIGHVVERADIDMPLKFVLSEIERTDEPSRDVLIKALSQLEISNSQFAEIEQLWLGDLSWTIRLIKPVLKAFDLNEELNELDGVESPEQLEEYLANCSTEHFNGKELLTLVRTSHGFYDLGEVLFDKFGSEFQLDKWNELLVGLGEEPIKNEDAIEQFQDHLSSALTPLRSVLRKIVKDNPGVDLFTDLSDQVEAIPCPEELKVKYWFVEFSSVMKVIRPLFASWKASRDELDTIDSSRTPEELIVKLEKLGLESTLDPLEIYSKNCERCRDILNSLKQIAIIWCLKNNVEVGYWGRETEVILDYIREILDKEGYFDFWDNQQAYSILEQLPKQDTQSNFWNAFVGCENLEDLMTSLSISVNEREKAKEQLDRHQQEQQEKKRIVSVCGKNFDNSEENLSHLWNHIVDKIGEEHLPGLCFDNLAELREVTTAKKSGVGGKGGGRERKTVPSGRMSGAMKNLIGLAGEIHAYRSLLKNYGAGVVNPNCWISENSLRKYPQNKVNDRFGCDFMVRHERKTFYIEVKATSGDEEYFELGLSEIRLAVEKANRRRDKFLIIHVTNALSEMPEFQFLPNPYDKKHQRSYDIRNAGLQIRYNKKTS encoded by the coding sequence ATGAAGACAAGCACGCAAGGTGTAAATATCGCTAACAAAGCTTCAGAGATCGAACAATCTACGTTCTCAGACAAAATTATTCAAAAAACAATTGCTGAAATACGATCGTTCCTTGATGAACTGGCGAATGGGACATCCCGCTATAAAAGTATTCATAACCTTACGGAACAGATTGAGCATCAATATCATGGCCGTTTCCTTATTGAACTTATGCAGAATGCCCATGACGCGTTGTTTGAAGAAGCCGTTGATGGTGATAAGGGGCGTCTGGAGATAATAATAAATACGGAAGAAAAACCATACGGCGCTCTGTATGTGGCGAATGACGGGACACCCTTTACTGATTCCAACTTTGAGAGCCTTTCGAATTTCGGACAGAGTGATAAGGATCCTGAAAAACATATAGGTAATAAAGGAATAGGGTTTCGAAGTGTTCTGGAAATTACGCACACTCCCGAAATTTACTCACGCAGTGACATGACGAGCAAGCCTTTTGACGGTTACTGTTTTTGCTTTCAGCCGGACGTTACAGAACAGTTTGAAGGGCCAATTAAAGAACTTCTCAATGGCATCGATCAACCTTTGGTTTTTCTTGATGCGGCCATCCCACTGATTGAGTGGGGAGAGAAAAAGCTGCGCCTTTTTCGATCAAAATTTTCCTCGGAGAACTTTGATTTTATACTGTCGGAACTGGGGTACCTCTCGCCTTATATGATGCCCATTCCTATTAATGCCTCGCAAAAAACCGACCAGATTAAGAAATTCGAAGATAGCGGCCTCTCCACCGTTATACGTTTACCATTCGTTAGTGAAGATGCAAGAGATTTGGCGATTTCAATAGTTGATAGTTTGAATGAAAATACCATCCTCTTTCTGGGCCGGGTAAAAGCTTTCTGGATTGATTCTGGAAGAAGCCAGCGTCTTGTGGGACGGAAAAAGGTTTTTCTCAATGATCCTGAAAACGGACAGGAGATCAACATTGAAATTACAAAAACTGATAACGGAGATATGCCTTCAAAGAGGTACTGGTTGTGGGAGCGCACCATAGGCGGTGAAGATAACCCGATAGAAACGGAAGAAATAGAGGCGGCGGTTTGTAATCTGCCCGGCAAATGGCCGGGAATGAAAAAGGCCACCGTTGCTTTAGCCGTTAAAATTGATGACTGCCCCGAGAAAGGAAATATCAATATATTTTTGCCCACCGAACTTGCCAGCGGTTGCGGAGCGCATATTAACGGACCTTTTTACGGCGATATAAGTAGAACATACATTGAGTTCGATCATCCCTTTAACGAACTTCTGTTACGAAAAATTGCAGAAAAGGCACTCAATGGTGTTTTTTCGAGACTCGCCGGAAAAGGATTGGATGAAGGACGTGCTATTATTGATATACTTTCACCTTTCCCGGATATCGGGGAACACGGTTCGCGATGGTGGTCTTTTGTCCGAAATGAATGTAAAGAAATGAACCTTGAAATCAAAGAAGAAAATATTTGTTTAACAGATCATGGCTGGATGAAAATCACTGAATCAAATTTGCTTCCCGAATTAGATGAGCCCAAAATTATAACGGAAAAAGTATTAAGAACCGAGGCAACATTCCCTGTTTTCCATAAGAACACCGTTTCTAGAGAACCTCTTATAAGAGAGCTATATAATGCACTAAATATCAGTATATTACCCAAAGATGAATGGATCGCGGATACGATAGAGAAAATCGCGGAGAAATTTCACAGAAAAGGTAAAAGAGCAGACTGGACAGGCTTTTGGAAAGATGTATCAAAATTGTTGCCTGAGAACTCTGAAAAACTCAAAGGGAAAAAAGTATTACTCGGAACGGATGACGATTTACACGCTAGCGATGATAAAACTGCTGTATTCTTTCGGCCACGAATTACTGGAACGGACGATGAAGTTTTATCAACCGATGCAATTGATTCAATTCCCATGCGCTTACGACCCTATATCGCCTTTCTCGATGAAAGAATAGAGACACATGTTCCAGGGCGCCAGGGCGGTATTCAAACAACGCCTATCCATAGATATTTATCGTCAGATTTAGTGCAAACATTCGGAGTCGAACAAATTCTTCGTAACGTTCTTATTCCAGCACTGCCAGAACTTCCTGTGGTATTAGAATCAAAGAAGGGGCGGTTGTGCAGGGACATCATTCAGTGGGGATTACGATTAGTTGCTAATCTTGTAGCAAGGGATAAAGGGGAAGGAACTTTAATATACCTCGGACGGCTTCCTGTGCCCTGCAGAGGCGGGTGGTTTCCCCTGCGGGAGACGAGCTTCGGACCAGGCTGGATGAATACGGTCGGAGAAGAGCTTGCTCGCTACCTCGAGGAAGCGGGAACCAAAGAATGTAATGAAGCGTTAAAAAAACTCATGTTACCTCCAGACCATAAACTTTGGAAAGGGCTTGCTTCGCAAAATCAGGAAATTCTGGCAAGAGCCGGGGCATTTGATGGCTTAAGATTAAAGGAAATTGTGCCAGATGATTGGAAATCAAAATTCTATGTTTGTGGCGGGATAGAGGTAAATCTACCGGCAAACCCACCCCCCTGCTTCGATGAAGAGACATGGGGATTGTATGTTGATGACGCCTCGAACAATTTAAGGCCATATTTCGACGGACCCTTTGATTATGAAGTGAAAGAATTTTTTGTCTTTCCCGGCCTGGAGAAGTTTCATGGCTTAAATAATTTTATTCGTGTGGCACTAATGACAATATTGCTAAGGTCTTTACCAAATTGGAATGAGGACTGGGATAATCCGCTTTCCATCGAGAAAATAGGAGGGCAGTCGCACTCCTTTGAACCTGAATCTCCTTTACACTTTTGGTTGAAAAGAACGCCATGGCTTATAACGGAAAGCAATGGAATCTACGAGAGTTTCTGTCCTGAAGAGAGATGGCATGTACCGTCAATTGTATTGGCAGGTCGTGCACATCAGTTTAGTCATTTGAATCCCCTGCCGCGAGAAATAGCCGGTATATTGGACAACAGTTCACAACTCGCCGATGCATTGGAAAATTTGGGGATGCCTAAGTTTGATCTGGAAAGCCACAAAAACATTGGTCGTCTTTTGAGGGATCTTTTTCGAGCGTGGGAGAATCCCCGTACTGAAATATCCAATAGAGACATCTTTCTTGGACAGGTGAGGGATGCATGGCGCGCCTTTGACCCCGAGGAAGATGATGATTTCCCCGAAAAGCTTTTACTTGAATCTCGAATTGTAGTTATGCCATCAAAGGATAATCCCGTGTTCCTTCCGGATGCAACAGAGTCTTCTCATGCGGGATTAAAACTGCATTCAAAGCCCGTTGTGGCGGAAATCCAACCGAAAGATGCAAAGAGACTTTCAAAATGGTTCAAGGAGACGTACGGTAAGGGAATTCACTTGGCTTCCGAATTGACCGACGGCCCTCTGGTAAATGGTCAACCCTGGGAGGGTGGTGAAGGAGAACTTCTTTGTGACAGTGAAATAAAGTGGCTGATCCCCGTCATTCTTTCCGTATTTGCCTTTGCCGGAGGGCAGGCACACGGTACTCAGACCAAAACATTCCTGAGGGCGACTCAGATGTTACGCGAATCAAAAGTGTGCTGGGTTCCAAATTTAGAAGTAGGTCTTTGGCATGATGGAAATATCATTGCAATGACGTCTTTACCTGCAATGTGGATGTCGGATGATAAAACACTCCTTTCTACAGAAAATGTTAAAAACTCACCGAGTTCCCTGAACAAAGCTATCGGTCATGTTGTTGAAAGAGCTGATATTGATATGCCCCTCAAATTTGTTTTGAGTGAAATCGAAAGAACTGACGAACCATCACGTGATGTTCTAATCAAAGCACTCTCCCAATTAGAAATATCGAATTCTCAATTTGCCGAGATTGAGCAACTATGGCTCGGGGATCTGTCGTGGACTATCAGATTGATAAAACCCGTACTCAAAGCCTTCGATCTAAACGAGGAGCTGAATGAACTGGATGGTGTTGAATCGCCTGAACAATTGGAAGAATATTTGGCGAATTGTTCTACAGAACACTTTAATGGGAAAGAACTACTAACATTGGTTCGAACATCACACGGCTTTTATGATTTGGGGGAAGTCCTTTTTGACAAGTTCGGTTCTGAATTTCAATTGGACAAATGGAACGAACTACTTGTCGGGTTAGGGGAGGAACCCATTAAGAATGAAGATGCAATCGAACAATTCCAAGACCATTTGTCGTCAGCCTTAACGCCATTGCGATCAGTGCTGAGAAAAATTGTTAAAGACAATCCTGGCGTTGACTTATTTACGGATCTGTCAGATCAAGTGGAGGCTATTCCTTGTCCAGAGGAACTAAAAGTTAAATACTGGTTTGTAGAATTTTCCTCGGTCATGAAGGTAATAAGACCTCTCTTTGCATCCTGGAAAGCTTCTCGAGACGAACTTGATACCATCGATTCCTCCCGAACGCCAGAAGAGTTGATTGTTAAACTTGAAAAACTAGGACTTGAGTCCACTTTAGATCCCCTTGAAATATACAGCAAAAATTGTGAACGATGCCGGGATATTCTAAATTCATTGAAGCAAATAGCAATTATTTGGTGTTTGAAAAACAACGTGGAGGTTGGTTACTGGGGAAGAGAAACTGAGGTAATCTTAGATTATATTAGAGAAATATTAGATAAAGAGGGCTATTTTGACTTTTGGGATAACCAACAAGCATATTCAATATTGGAACAGTTGCCGAAACAAGATACCCAGTCAAATTTTTGGAATGCTTTTGTTGGCTGTGAGAACCTCGAAGATCTCATGACCAGTCTTTCCATATCAGTTAATGAACGAGAAAAGGCAAAAGAACAACTGGATCGTCATCAACAAGAGCAACAAGAGAAAAAAAGAATTGTATCGGTATGTGGAAAGAATTTTGACAACTCTGAGGAGAACTTGTCCCACCTCTGGAACCATATTGTTGATAAAATTGGAGAAGAACATTTGCCGGGCCTATGTTTTGATAACCTGGCTGAATTAAGGGAGGTTACAACTGCAAAGAAAAGTGGCGTTGGTGGTAAGGGGGGAGGAAGAGAAAGAAAAACAGTTCCATCAGGGAGGATGTCAGGTGCGATGAAAAACCTGATAGGGCTGGCGGGCGAAATCCATGCCTACCGTTCACTACTGAAAAATTACGGAGCTGGGGTCGTAAATCCTAACTGCTGGATTTCCGAGAACAGCCTTAGAAAGTATCCACAAAACAAAGTTAACGATAGGTTCGGATGCGATTTTATGGTTCGCCACGAGAGGAAAACTTTCTACATCGAAGTGAAGGCAACTTCAGGAGATGAAGAATATTTTGAATTAGGCTTATCTGAAATTCGACTTGCTGTTGAGAAAGCAAATAGGAGAAGAGACAAGTTTTTAATCATACATGTCACCAATGCTTTGTCTGAGATGCCTGAGTTTCAATTCTTACCCAATCCATATGACAAAAAACACCAAAGATCATATGATATTCGTAACGCGGGTTTACAGATTAGGTATAACAAGAAAACTTCATAG